The window GAACGGACGTCGCCGAAGCCCGAGACGCCCGCGCGTTCGAGCGCGTCGACGAGGGGCAGACCGATGGCGTCGCCGGCGATGACGAGGCGCGTGGCCCGCTCGTCGAGGGCGAAGCGCACCGCGGCGTCGGCGTCGAACCGCGCGGAGGGCAGGATGAGCACCGTGCCGCCGAGCACGAGGGTGTTCATCGACGTGAACAGAGCCGTGCCGTGCAAGAAAGGCGCGAGCGGAAGCGTACGGGTGACCGGCGGGTCGGCGGCTGCGGCGACGACCTCGGCCATGGACGTCGGCACCTTGAGCCCCGCTGTGCCGTAGATGGAGTACAGCTGCACCGAGAGGATGTCTTCGGCTGCCCAGACCACCGCCTTGGGCGCACCCGTCGTCCCGCCGGTGTACAGGCGCAGCTCTGCCCCCTCCGGCGGTGTCGGGAGAAGCTCGTGGGGTGTGGCGACCGCATCCGCCCACGTCGTCCCCGCGGCGGGCGTGAGACTCGGGCCGTCGTCGATGACGATGAGCTCCGGCGCATGCTCCCACCCCTCGAGCGCATCGTGCACCACATCCGCGAGCGACGTGGGGTACACGAGCACCCTCGCGCCGGAGTCCTCGAGCAGCGCACGCACCTCGACCGCGCGATACCGGTAGTTCAGGGGAACGGGCGCCAACGCACGGGCGAAGCAGGCGAAGAGCGTCACGAGGTACTCGGGGCGGTTGTAGAGGAGGATGGCGACCGAATCCCCGGGCCGAAGCCCCGCCTGTGCGAGATGCCCCGACAGTGCACCGGCGTCGCGCGCGAACCGCTCGTAGGTCATGGTGACCGTGGGCGTGACGACTGCGGGCCGGTCGCCGAACGCCCGTGCGATCTCCTGCCACACGTCGCTGTAGTGGCCTCT is drawn from Microbacterium binotii and contains these coding sequences:
- a CDS encoding AMP-binding protein — its product is MRGHYSDVWQEIARAFGDRPAVVTPTVTMTYERFARDAGALSGHLAQAGLRPGDSVAILLYNRPEYLVTLFACFARALAPVPLNYRYRAVEVRALLEDSGARVLVYPTSLADVVHDALEGWEHAPELIVIDDGPSLTPAAGTTWADAVATPHELLPTPPEGAELRLYTGGTTGAPKAVVWAAEDILSVQLYSIYGTAGLKVPTSMAEVVAAAADPPVTRTLPLAPFLHGTALFTSMNTLVLGGTVLILPSARFDADAAVRFALDERATRLVIAGDAIGLPLVDALERAGVSGFGDVRSIISSGMRFSTQVKRRFHESGDIVITDLLASTEGGPYAVNVTASADDLPGELRLLPGAVVLDEDLQQVQHLDGGRGILAFRGTLPKGYFRDEEKTRATFPVIDGVRHVMPGDWALAHGDGTVELLGRGSSVVNTGGEKVYPAEVEEALLAFPAIGDAVVFGMPDQRYGEVVTAVVVPAGGAAIDAEALRTHLDARLAGYKKPRHLVIRDTLERSPHGKVDLPRLKAGLRALVGGVDAPTGTMRIVH